In Erythrobacter sp. F6033, a single genomic region encodes these proteins:
- the accB gene encoding acetyl-CoA carboxylase biotin carboxyl carrier protein, whose translation MNIDSALVRELAELLNETGLTEIEVEDDDRKIRVARGGVVAAPMAAPAPVAPAAAPAPAAAAPAPEAPAAADNADAMKSPMVGTVYLAPEPEAPNFVKVGDKVSEGDTILIVEAMKVMNPITADKSGTIKSILVDNAQPVEFDQPLVVIG comes from the coding sequence ATGAATATTGATTCCGCTTTGGTTCGCGAACTTGCCGAACTGCTAAACGAGACGGGTCTCACCGAAATCGAAGTAGAGGACGATGATCGCAAGATCCGCGTTGCACGCGGCGGCGTGGTTGCCGCGCCTATGGCAGCGCCTGCGCCTGTCGCTCCAGCAGCGGCTCCTGCACCCGCAGCTGCGGCTCCCGCTCCGGAAGCTCCGGCCGCAGCGGACAATGCCGATGCGATGAAGTCACCGATGGTTGGAACAGTCTACCTCGCTCCCGAACCGGAAGCGCCAAACTTTGTGAAGGTTGGCGACAAGGTGAGCGAAGGCGACACGATCCTGATCGTCGAAGCGATGAAGGTGATGAACCCGATCACTGCCGACAAATCCGGCACGATCAAATCCATCCTGGTCGACAACGCGCAGCCGGTCGAATTTGACCAGCCGCTCGTGGTAATCGGCTGA
- the accC gene encoding acetyl-CoA carboxylase biotin carboxylase subunit, whose protein sequence is MSITRILIANRGEIALRIHRAAHEMGIETVAVHSTADADAMHVRLADHAVCIGPPSATDSYLNHAAIISAAEVSGADAIHPGYGFLSENAKFAEIVEAHDLKWIGPKPEHIVTMGDKVQAKKTAGDLGLPLVPGSAGAVSDPEEGKKIAAEIGYPVIIKAASGGGGRGMKVCESEDKLASLMQAAGNEAKSAFGDATVYIEKYLGNPRHIEFQVFGDGKGNAIHLGERDCSLQRRHQKVLEEAPSPVISHDERMRMGEVCSKAMRDMAYRGAGTIEFLWENGEFYFIEMNTRLQVEHPVTEAITGVDLVREQIRVAAGKPLSVKQEELEFNGHAIECRINAEDPFNFTPSPGKVTYYHPAGGMHVRVDSGLYAGYSIPPYYDSMIAKLIVYGRNREGCIMRLRRALEEMVVEGVKTNIPLHQELLQQNDVLHGDYTIKWLEEWLETREG, encoded by the coding sequence ATGAGCATTACCCGCATCCTGATTGCCAATCGCGGCGAAATCGCGCTGCGCATTCACCGTGCAGCCCACGAAATGGGGATCGAGACAGTTGCGGTGCACTCCACCGCAGACGCCGATGCCATGCATGTGCGCCTTGCCGATCACGCGGTCTGCATTGGCCCGCCATCGGCAACCGACAGCTATCTGAACCACGCGGCGATTATTTCCGCTGCCGAAGTCTCTGGCGCAGATGCGATCCACCCGGGCTATGGCTTTCTTTCCGAAAACGCGAAGTTCGCGGAAATCGTGGAAGCGCATGATCTGAAATGGATCGGGCCAAAGCCTGAGCATATCGTCACGATGGGCGATAAAGTTCAGGCAAAGAAGACTGCGGGCGACCTTGGTCTGCCGCTGGTTCCCGGTTCGGCTGGCGCGGTTTCCGACCCCGAAGAAGGGAAGAAAATCGCCGCCGAAATCGGCTATCCGGTGATCATCAAAGCTGCGAGCGGCGGCGGTGGGCGCGGGATGAAGGTCTGCGAAAGCGAAGACAAGCTCGCCAGCCTGATGCAGGCCGCCGGTAACGAGGCGAAATCAGCATTTGGCGATGCGACCGTTTATATCGAAAAATATCTCGGCAATCCGCGCCACATCGAATTTCAGGTGTTCGGCGACGGCAAAGGTAATGCGATCCATCTGGGTGAGCGCGATTGCTCGCTGCAACGTCGCCACCAGAAAGTTCTGGAAGAGGCCCCCTCCCCCGTCATCAGCCATGATGAACGGATGCGGATGGGCGAAGTCTGCTCCAAAGCGATGCGCGATATGGCCTATCGGGGCGCGGGCACGATTGAGTTTCTGTGGGAAAACGGTGAGTTCTACTTCATCGAAATGAACACCCGTCTTCAGGTTGAGCACCCTGTGACCGAAGCAATCACCGGCGTCGATCTGGTGCGCGAGCAAATCCGCGTTGCCGCTGGCAAACCGCTTTCGGTAAAGCAGGAAGAGCTTGAGTTTAATGGCCATGCCATCGAATGCCGCATCAACGCGGAAGACCCGTTCAACTTCACCCCTTCACCGGGCAAGGTGACGTATTACCACCCGGCTGGCGGCATGCATGTACGGGTCGATAGCGGGCTGTATGCAGGCTATTCAATCCCGCCATATTACGACAGCATGATCGCCAAACTGATCGTCTATGGGCGCAACCGCGAAGGATGCATCATGCGTCTGCGCCGCGCGCTCGAAGAGATGGTCGTCGAAGGTGTCAAAACGAACATCCCTCTGCATCAGGAATTGCTCCAGCAGAATGATGTGCTCCACGGCGACTATACGATCAAATGGCTTGAAGAGTGGCTGGAGACACGCGAGGGGTGA
- a CDS encoding GFA family protein, translated as MSDAERIDEPIKGYCLCGAVKLTLTGAHKEIDVCHCEMCARWGGSMYAGIESDGFTVEGEEAVSVYQSSEWAERAFCSKCGSNLWYHLKPTGGRTFLAGLFDLPKGLPIKHQIFIDEKPDWYDLVQESPMKTSAEIIAEAEAAGMTFD; from the coding sequence ATGAGCGACGCCGAACGCATCGATGAACCTATCAAAGGGTACTGCCTGTGCGGTGCTGTGAAGCTGACCCTGACGGGCGCTCACAAGGAAATCGACGTCTGCCACTGCGAAATGTGCGCCCGCTGGGGTGGATCAATGTACGCAGGTATAGAAAGCGATGGCTTCACTGTTGAAGGGGAAGAGGCCGTTTCGGTGTACCAATCAAGCGAGTGGGCCGAACGAGCCTTTTGCTCGAAATGCGGCAGCAACCTTTGGTACCATTTAAAGCCGACCGGAGGCCGCACCTTTCTGGCCGGACTGTTTGATCTGCCGAAAGGCCTTCCGATCAAGCATCAAATTTTCATCGATGAAAAACCGGATTGGTACGATCTGGTTCAAGAAAGCCCGATGAAGACCAGCGCAGAGATCATTGCCGAAGCAGAGGCTGCGGGCATGACATTCGATTGA
- a CDS encoding Lrp/AsnC family transcriptional regulator, with amino-acid sequence MANLDEIDKRLLSELQAEGRVTNVELAQRVGLTAPPCLRRVRGLEEDGVIRGYHADLDPSKLGFAITVFAMVSLKSQAESALREFEDHMATLAEVRECHMLNGEIDFILKIVSQDLQSFQEFLTGKLTPAPNVESVKTSLTIRTSKQVPGVPL; translated from the coding sequence ATGGCCAATCTGGACGAGATCGACAAGCGCCTACTATCTGAATTGCAGGCCGAAGGGCGCGTGACCAATGTTGAATTGGCCCAGCGTGTCGGACTGACCGCACCGCCGTGTCTTCGCCGCGTTCGCGGGCTTGAGGAAGACGGCGTGATTCGCGGCTATCACGCCGATCTGGACCCTTCGAAGCTGGGCTTTGCGATCACGGTTTTCGCCATGGTCAGCTTGAAAAGCCAGGCCGAAAGCGCCCTTCGCGAATTTGAAGATCACATGGCGACGCTTGCCGAGGTTCGCGAGTGCCACATGCTCAATGGCGAGATCGATTTTATTCTCAAGATTGTGAGCCAGGACCTTCAGAGTTTTCAGGAATTTCTGACGGGCAAGCTGACTCCGGCTCCTAATGTCGAAAGCGTGAAAACATCCCTCACGATCCGGACCTCCAAACAGGTCCCGGGTGTCCCGCTTTAA
- a CDS encoding histidine kinase dimerization/phospho-acceptor domain-containing protein translates to MFFDDRLATVLRQRATSEAGARTQFRQLLDILGNRKFAPQDERSGSLIAAAWLRMDALAEELPPADRAAMIRETGWRFRSPDLAAHLADHEPEVASAALNRAHLSAEDWEALIPRLPVRARGFLRLRRDLPVDTEALLERLGVHDRGLPSPHARQEAPEERIPAAPVEAAAEREQFEAEPEATSDQIDPVAELQDPFDPADSGRSEISALVERIAQFRKTRDVAPSDVERSPKLPLGLEERTGAGDRRISAFGFSADANGRIDWAETEAAAMVTGVRLTRPSVLGGRDNENEVERAFHRRLPISHCEFSLRGAPAIEGDWIVDAQPSFTDDGSFSGYLGRFRRPANDDPNAPTAEAREADRIRQLLHELRTPVTAVQGYAEVIQQQLFGPAPHDYRALAAAIAADAARILSGFEELDRLAKLETGAMTMEPGEADLSAIAHATSNQLAQVLGTRMAGIEFGKEPEGPVFVALDSEDAEALLWRLMATLGGNCASGENLVASLEAGFTEARLTCDLPAQLMSEEDVFAAEAKPVGDTINAGLFGAGFSLRLARAEARAAGGALSIKDDTVTLTLPLLTARQALPSQTERGERDNVA, encoded by the coding sequence ATGTTTTTTGATGACCGCCTTGCCACTGTGCTGCGCCAACGCGCCACGAGCGAGGCGGGCGCGCGCACGCAATTCAGGCAATTGCTCGACATCCTGGGCAATCGAAAGTTCGCACCGCAGGATGAACGCTCTGGAAGCCTGATCGCAGCTGCGTGGTTGCGGATGGATGCACTGGCCGAGGAATTGCCGCCGGCAGACCGCGCAGCAATGATACGTGAAACCGGCTGGCGCTTTCGCAGCCCCGATCTTGCCGCGCATCTCGCGGATCATGAACCAGAGGTCGCCTCCGCCGCCTTGAACCGTGCGCATTTATCAGCCGAAGATTGGGAGGCATTGATACCGCGTCTGCCAGTGCGAGCGCGCGGTTTCTTACGGCTAAGGCGTGATCTGCCTGTCGATACCGAAGCTTTGCTTGAGCGGCTGGGCGTGCATGATCGCGGATTGCCTTCGCCTCATGCTCGCCAAGAAGCACCTGAAGAACGGATACCTGCTGCGCCAGTCGAAGCGGCAGCTGAGCGGGAACAGTTCGAAGCGGAACCAGAAGCAACAAGCGATCAAATCGATCCCGTTGCCGAACTGCAAGACCCTTTCGATCCTGCTGACAGCGGCCGGAGCGAGATTTCTGCGCTGGTTGAGCGCATTGCCCAGTTCCGCAAGACACGCGATGTCGCGCCTAGCGATGTCGAGCGCTCGCCAAAACTCCCGCTAGGCCTAGAAGAGCGCACGGGGGCGGGCGACCGCCGGATCAGCGCCTTCGGCTTTTCTGCAGATGCGAATGGCAGGATCGATTGGGCCGAAACAGAAGCAGCTGCGATGGTAACGGGTGTGCGCCTGACCCGCCCTTCTGTTCTGGGCGGGCGCGACAACGAAAACGAAGTCGAGCGGGCATTCCACCGGCGTCTTCCAATCTCCCATTGCGAGTTCAGCTTGCGAGGAGCACCCGCAATCGAGGGTGACTGGATCGTCGATGCGCAGCCAAGCTTTACCGACGATGGAAGTTTTTCGGGCTATCTTGGGCGGTTCCGGCGACCTGCCAATGATGATCCGAACGCTCCCACGGCCGAAGCACGCGAAGCGGACCGGATTCGCCAATTGCTGCATGAGCTTCGTACTCCCGTTACCGCGGTCCAAGGCTATGCCGAGGTGATCCAACAGCAATTGTTTGGCCCCGCCCCGCACGATTACCGTGCCCTCGCCGCAGCAATCGCCGCTGACGCCGCGCGTATTCTATCGGGTTTTGAAGAGCTGGACCGGCTGGCGAAGCTGGAAACCGGGGCGATGACTATGGAGCCGGGCGAGGCAGACCTTTCTGCAATCGCCCATGCGACCAGCAATCAACTCGCTCAGGTGCTTGGCACCCGTATGGCAGGGATCGAGTTTGGCAAAGAGCCGGAAGGCCCCGTCTTCGTTGCGCTCGACAGCGAAGACGCAGAGGCACTTTTGTGGCGATTGATGGCAACGCTCGGCGGGAATTGCGCGTCGGGAGAGAATTTGGTTGCCTCCCTAGAAGCCGGTTTCACCGAAGCGCGCCTTACCTGCGATCTGCCGGCCCAACTTATGTCTGAGGAGGACGTGTTCGCCGCAGAGGCCAAGCCCGTTGGCGACACCATCAATGCTGGTCTGTTCGGCGCGGGGTTCTCCTTACGGCTGGCCCGCGCAGAAGCACGGGCAGCGGGCGGCGCGCTTTCGATCAAGGATGATACGGTGACACTCACCCTGCCGCTCTTGACCGCCCGACAGGCCCTGCCTAGCCAAACAGAGCGCGGGGAGCGGGACAACGTAGCCTGA
- a CDS encoding polysaccharide deacetylase family protein → MAQGSMLTPPLPNATAEFASDFGQRVLLTVDTEEEFDWNAPFRRDGYGLEHVEKLTRFQSFCEEIGAHPVYLVDWPITQNSRAVEIIGDAVRRGTAEVGVQLHPWVNPPFDEDVTTRNSFAGNLPTDLEAAKFTGLRDAIESAFGIAPIVYRAGRYGLGHETADLLKTSGISIDTSVRSLFDYSVQGGPDYTHHPLVPYWVDEERTLLELPVTSVYWGVLRQLGKQIHRAQRHVPTLFSAFSRLNLLERIALTPEGVTAEEALRGIDIALDDGLPLLVLSFHSPSLAAGHTPYCNSDEDVERLYDWFRQVYAYLAQRGVASATLNDVISSVNR, encoded by the coding sequence ATGGCCCAAGGCTCTATGCTGACCCCTCCATTACCGAACGCTACCGCTGAGTTCGCGAGCGATTTCGGACAGCGCGTCTTGTTGACTGTCGATACAGAAGAAGAGTTTGATTGGAACGCACCATTCCGCCGCGATGGCTATGGTTTGGAGCATGTCGAAAAGCTCACACGGTTCCAGAGCTTTTGCGAAGAAATCGGGGCTCACCCAGTCTACCTTGTCGATTGGCCGATTACACAGAACAGCCGCGCGGTAGAGATTATCGGTGATGCGGTTCGAAGGGGAACTGCAGAGGTCGGCGTTCAGCTGCACCCATGGGTCAATCCTCCGTTTGACGAGGACGTCACGACGCGCAATTCCTTCGCCGGAAACCTTCCAACCGATTTGGAAGCCGCCAAATTCACGGGACTGCGGGATGCTATCGAATCCGCATTCGGCATCGCCCCGATTGTCTACCGCGCAGGCCGATACGGGCTCGGGCACGAAACTGCCGACCTTTTGAAGACATCCGGCATTTCGATCGATACTTCCGTGCGGTCTTTGTTCGATTACAGCGTGCAAGGCGGCCCGGATTACACCCACCATCCGCTCGTGCCCTATTGGGTCGATGAAGAGCGCACCTTGCTCGAATTGCCGGTGACGAGCGTCTATTGGGGCGTGCTGCGCCAGCTGGGAAAGCAGATACACCGTGCCCAGCGCCACGTACCGACGCTCTTTTCAGCATTTTCGCGGCTTAACCTGCTCGAACGTATTGCGCTGACACCGGAAGGGGTCACCGCTGAAGAAGCCCTTCGGGGAATCGACATTGCCCTCGACGATGGCCTGCCGCTTTTGGTGTTGAGTTTTCACAGCCCATCGCTCGCGGCGGGACACACGCCCTATTGCAACAGCGATGAAGATGTCGAACGCCTCTATGACTGGTTTCGGCAGGTTTACGCCTATCTGGCCCAAAGAGGTGTCGCCAGCGCCACTCTGAATGACGTTATTTCCTCAGTTAATCGCTAA
- a CDS encoding YeeE/YedE thiosulfate transporter family protein — MTIPGFPDAAPMAGLAGGILIGIAAAVMLIGVGRIAGVSGIAARAFGLSESSLPRFSAWSFLIGLPLGAFIVSALSGDPAPDFASPIYLVLAGLIVGIGTKLGSGCTSGHGVCGMSRFSQRSIVATITFMITGFATVAIMNAIGLEVLP; from the coding sequence ATAACAATTCCCGGATTCCCTGACGCAGCTCCGATGGCGGGGCTCGCCGGAGGCATCCTGATTGGCATTGCAGCGGCGGTGATGCTGATCGGCGTCGGACGAATCGCCGGCGTTTCGGGAATTGCCGCAAGAGCATTTGGGCTCAGCGAAAGCTCCCTGCCGCGTTTCTCGGCATGGTCATTCCTGATAGGATTACCGCTCGGCGCATTTATCGTTTCGGCGCTCTCCGGCGATCCAGCGCCCGACTTCGCATCTCCAATCTATCTCGTGCTCGCAGGGCTAATCGTGGGCATCGGAACAAAGCTTGGCAGCGGCTGCACCAGTGGGCATGGCGTGTGCGGGATGAGCCGGTTTTCCCAACGCTCTATCGTCGCCACCATAACCTTCATGATCACCGGCTTTGCGACCGTAGCCATCATGAACGCTATCGGATTGGAGGTGCTGCCATGA
- a CDS encoding DUF6691 family protein, translating to MIGRTLIPIVSGAVFGAGLTIGGMTDPARVRGFLDIFGDWDPTLAFVMGGAVITMVIAWQAQSRLAKPVFAENFALPDSSDLTPRLIGGAALFGIGWAIAGLCPGPGLAALAIEPMSAAIFVVSMLLGMAAVRAFERA from the coding sequence ATGATTGGCCGTACACTGATCCCGATAGTTTCCGGCGCTGTATTCGGGGCCGGTCTCACAATCGGCGGAATGACTGATCCGGCAAGAGTGCGCGGATTTCTGGATATATTCGGAGATTGGGACCCGACGCTCGCATTTGTGATGGGCGGCGCGGTGATAACGATGGTTATCGCATGGCAAGCTCAAAGCCGTTTGGCCAAGCCCGTCTTCGCAGAGAATTTTGCCCTGCCAGATAGCAGCGATCTGACGCCGCGATTGATCGGTGGAGCGGCGCTGTTCGGGATCGGCTGGGCAATCGCCGGGCTCTGCCCCGGCCCCGGTCTGGCCGCACTGGCCATCGAACCAATGTCAGCAGCGATCTTTGTAGTCTCTATGTTGCTGGGAATGGCAGCAGTTCGGGCGTTTGAGCGCGCTTAA
- a CDS encoding lysylphosphatidylglycerol synthase domain-containing protein, whose protein sequence is MSQDIPPDNSVSDENPMVSHWRNMPRRTLTIALSILPLVALGNVAVLIYALGGIDLSEKLVAPGLLGLVTLLVFVPMISNSIRLAIWARFLNLDFGFMKALKVITGTMVTNSITPSSTGAMPIKVLFLLGEGVDSRRSITLISFQAAEDTFMTLSMVALCLGVTGYAMLGVVGSDPEIVTRLNGTIESALWIVGGVVLAIAAGLTLIATGAFGATVRDWSFRILRRAKIHIIQIASDWASVFRQGKGLALINLGLTALQWAVRFSIAGLVLAAFGVEWQPALFWLLQWLVQTISSIVPTPGGAGGAEAAFLLLFAPFVVMGVLVPAMSTWRLMHFYLPLVGAALTFFLLHRRDRAEAKAAKARDQENEADMGLAQPAE, encoded by the coding sequence GTGAGCCAGGATATTCCGCCCGACAACTCGGTTTCTGACGAGAATCCAATGGTCAGCCATTGGCGCAATATGCCGCGCCGTACGCTGACAATTGCACTGTCGATCCTGCCGCTGGTTGCGCTCGGCAATGTCGCGGTGCTGATCTATGCGCTTGGCGGTATTGATCTCAGCGAGAAGCTGGTGGCACCCGGCCTGCTTGGACTTGTCACGCTTTTAGTGTTCGTCCCGATGATCTCCAACTCGATCCGGCTTGCTATCTGGGCGCGTTTTCTGAACCTTGATTTTGGGTTCATGAAGGCGTTGAAAGTCATAACCGGCACGATGGTGACCAATTCGATCACTCCATCTTCGACCGGGGCAATGCCGATCAAGGTTCTGTTCTTGCTTGGTGAAGGGGTCGATTCACGGCGCTCAATTACCCTCATATCTTTTCAAGCTGCCGAAGATACGTTCATGACGCTTTCAATGGTCGCACTATGCCTTGGCGTCACGGGATATGCGATGTTGGGGGTTGTCGGATCTGATCCTGAAATTGTTACCCGGCTCAATGGTACGATTGAATCCGCTCTATGGATAGTTGGCGGAGTGGTTCTGGCAATTGCGGCTGGGCTTACACTGATTGCAACCGGAGCGTTTGGAGCGACCGTGCGCGATTGGTCTTTCCGAATTCTGCGCCGGGCAAAAATCCACATCATCCAGATTGCGAGCGATTGGGCCAGCGTGTTCCGTCAGGGCAAGGGACTGGCTCTGATCAATTTGGGCCTGACTGCATTGCAATGGGCGGTTCGTTTTTCGATTGCTGGCCTCGTTCTGGCAGCCTTTGGCGTTGAATGGCAGCCGGCTTTGTTCTGGCTCTTGCAGTGGCTTGTCCAGACGATCAGTTCGATCGTTCCCACCCCCGGAGGCGCTGGAGGCGCGGAAGCGGCGTTCCTGCTCCTATTTGCCCCGTTTGTAGTGATGGGTGTGCTGGTACCTGCTATGAGCACATGGCGATTGATGCACTTCTATCTGCCTTTGGTTGGGGCCGCGCTTACGTTCTTCCTGCTGCACCGCCGTGACCGTGCAGAGGCGAAAGCGGCGAAAGCCCGGGATCAGGAAAACGAAGCCGATATGGGGCTGGCACAGCCGGCCGAGTAG
- a CDS encoding glycosyltransferase translates to MTPNRPAITPANASGNSTALPENTLVCDLTQSWSASGGGGISTYLKEKRKYFLEHSEHRLLQIVPGAEDKITVEGRTIFAEVGAPQVWGSPNYRWINRNDKVFELLREYQPNIIESQCPWVLPWLAIRHRWRFPDTALVAGYRTDFPNSQIYRVMKDLSGHYPATFFKNLGYFYAWMTYNRFDRVYALNREAESMINKVGQKNTGVLGLGVNIDQFSTEHRDPNYRTKVGLPEGDGPLLIYAGRLDNEKRAYTLVDMFKNLPPELGAGMVLLGEGKLRESLIEQSQGLPIAFPGYVTNRKDLATALASCDIYVSGMADETFGISVLEAQASGLPVVGVASGAMPERVPDGTGLLGPVDDFIAMANNVTKVWRGDYSAMRRRSVELANSHNRWQQTFEQLMNVEYVEALNARDARREKAFAEPLKRVLSFS, encoded by the coding sequence ATGACGCCGAACCGTCCCGCAATTACTCCGGCAAACGCTTCCGGTAACAGCACCGCTTTGCCTGAAAACACCCTGGTTTGTGACCTGACACAAAGCTGGTCTGCGAGCGGCGGTGGCGGCATTTCGACCTATCTCAAAGAGAAGCGCAAGTACTTCCTTGAGCATTCCGAGCACCGCTTGCTGCAAATCGTGCCGGGCGCCGAAGATAAGATTACCGTCGAAGGCCGGACCATCTTTGCCGAAGTCGGCGCGCCGCAAGTTTGGGGCAGCCCGAACTATCGCTGGATTAATCGCAACGACAAAGTGTTCGAGCTTTTGCGCGAATACCAGCCGAACATCATCGAAAGCCAGTGCCCGTGGGTGCTTCCGTGGTTGGCGATCCGCCACCGCTGGCGCTTCCCCGATACCGCGCTTGTTGCGGGCTACAGAACCGATTTTCCTAATTCTCAGATTTATCGCGTGATGAAGGATTTGTCCGGGCACTACCCGGCGACATTCTTCAAGAACCTCGGCTATTTCTACGCTTGGATGACGTATAACCGGTTTGACCGCGTCTATGCGCTCAACCGCGAAGCGGAGAGTATGATCAACAAAGTTGGCCAGAAGAACACCGGCGTGTTGGGCCTGGGTGTAAACATCGATCAATTTTCGACCGAACATCGCGATCCGAATTACCGGACCAAAGTCGGTCTGCCTGAAGGCGACGGCCCACTGCTGATCTATGCGGGACGGCTCGATAACGAAAAGCGCGCTTACACGCTGGTCGATATGTTCAAGAACCTGCCACCGGAGCTCGGTGCGGGGATGGTGCTTCTGGGCGAAGGCAAGCTGCGCGAAAGCCTGATCGAACAGTCTCAGGGACTTCCGATTGCGTTTCCAGGCTATGTGACCAACCGCAAAGACCTCGCGACTGCGCTCGCTTCTTGCGACATCTATGTCAGCGGGATGGCGGACGAGACATTCGGCATCTCTGTGCTCGAGGCGCAGGCTTCGGGACTGCCCGTGGTCGGCGTCGCAAGCGGAGCGATGCCCGAACGTGTTCCAGACGGAACAGGTTTGCTCGGACCGGTCGACGATTTCATCGCAATGGCAAACAATGTCACGAAAGTGTGGCGCGGTGATTATTCTGCGATGCGCCGCCGCTCTGTGGAGCTCGCCAATTCGCACAACCGCTGGCAGCAGACTTTCGAGCAATTGATGAATGTTGAATACGTCGAGGCGTTGAACGCACGCGACGCACGCCGTGAGAAGGCCTTTGCCGAACCTCTGAAACGGGTATTGAGCTTCTCGTGA
- a CDS encoding M28 family peptidase, which yields MKKTLIALGALSLSITPALAQSDASIGLDTVADAALENDEIAWDFVEGITTEVGPRQAGTEAEARARNWAMDWLKANGFANVANEPFEMDTWVPGDIHRANLVAPYVQNLVVQPLGNSAATPVGGLEAELVFFPTLDDLIAAPEGSLDGKIVYISHEMRVSMDGSHYGYYGGARFAGPGIAASKGAAAIVIKSIGTDEHRNPHTGVTRFPEGVDPIPAAAMSVPDAQNLERIFERAGDTPVMMNLELNPRRLGMTMSGNVVGEIVGSNPALPPVLLACHIDSWWNAPGAFDDGAGCGIIAAAALNVSKPGQPLRTVRVLFAGAEEVGLWGSRAYSEAHINEPIAVGLESDFGADRIWRFESNFRETNADLHIKIAKSIARYGVANSTIRASGGADLNIVRDQKGAIIDLQQDGTRYFDLHHTPDDTLDKIDKSQLRQNVAVWTQVVGILANEPRPILTGGVNPSAPATMEQ from the coding sequence ATGAAAAAGACCCTAATCGCGCTTGGCGCACTTTCGCTTTCCATCACACCTGCATTGGCTCAATCCGATGCTTCGATCGGCCTCGACACCGTTGCTGATGCGGCTTTGGAGAATGACGAGATTGCTTGGGATTTCGTTGAAGGGATCACAACCGAAGTAGGGCCCCGGCAAGCGGGTACAGAGGCAGAGGCCCGGGCTCGCAATTGGGCGATGGATTGGCTCAAGGCAAACGGCTTTGCCAATGTCGCGAACGAGCCGTTTGAAATGGACACTTGGGTCCCCGGTGACATCCACCGTGCAAATCTGGTTGCGCCATATGTCCAGAACCTTGTTGTCCAACCGCTCGGCAACAGCGCGGCAACGCCGGTAGGCGGGCTTGAGGCGGAGCTTGTATTCTTTCCCACTCTCGATGATCTGATCGCCGCGCCTGAGGGCAGTCTCGATGGCAAGATCGTTTACATCAGCCACGAAATGCGGGTGTCGATGGATGGTTCGCATTATGGCTATTATGGCGGCGCCCGGTTCGCCGGCCCGGGTATTGCGGCATCGAAGGGCGCTGCGGCTATCGTGATCAAATCGATTGGCACCGACGAGCATCGCAATCCCCATACCGGCGTCACGCGCTTCCCGGAGGGCGTCGATCCCATCCCGGCCGCCGCGATGAGCGTTCCGGATGCACAAAACCTTGAACGGATTTTTGAGCGCGCTGGCGATACGCCTGTGATGATGAACTTGGAACTCAACCCGCGCCGCCTTGGCATGACTATGAGCGGAAATGTCGTTGGTGAGATCGTGGGCAGCAATCCCGCTCTCCCGCCTGTCCTTCTGGCTTGCCACATCGATAGCTGGTGGAACGCACCGGGTGCGTTTGACGATGGCGCAGGCTGCGGCATCATCGCAGCGGCGGCTTTGAATGTAAGCAAGCCTGGCCAACCATTGCGGACGGTGCGTGTATTGTTCGCAGGCGCTGAAGAAGTCGGGCTCTGGGGCAGCCGGGCCTACAGCGAAGCCCATATCAATGAACCTATCGCGGTCGGTCTGGAAAGTGACTTCGGCGCAGACCGTATCTGGCGTTTTGAAAGCAATTTCCGCGAGACCAACGCCGATCTCCACATCAAAATTGCCAAGTCTATTGCGCGATACGGCGTCGCAAATTCGACGATCCGTGCAAGCGGCGGGGCAGACCTTAATATCGTTCGCGATCAAAAAGGCGCGATCATCGATTTGCAGCAGGACGGAACACGCTATTTCGATCTGCATCACACGCCGGACGATACGCTCGATAAAATCGATAAAAGTCAGCTTCGCCAGAATGTTGCGGTCTGGACGCAGGTCGTCGGCATCCTTGCAAATGAGCCCCGTCCGATCCTTACTGGCGGTGTGAATCCGAGTGCGCCTGCGACGATGGAACAATAG